The Glutamicibacter mishrai DNA window CGGTGTCGCCGGCGGCATAGCTGACAAGTTCGGCTGGGACGTCACCGTCGTGCGAATCGCGCTGCTATTGTCCTTCCTCCTGCCGGTCTTCGGCATCGGCGCCTACATTGTTGCGTGGCTGCTGATCCCGGCCCAGGACAACAGCATCATTTTGCAGAACTGGCTGCGAAAGTTCTAGACCCCAAGATTTCCGCAATGTTTCGCGGAATTCACGACAATAGCTCACGACACAGGGCGAGATGCGGTCACTTCGGTGACGTGCAACTCGCCCTTGTGGCTTTAAGCA harbors:
- a CDS encoding PspC domain-containing protein, with product MDKFFNSLRSMPLRRGPSRMAGGVAGGIADKFGWDVTVVRIALLLSFLLPVFGIGAYIVAWLLIPAQDNSIILQNWLRKF